One window from the genome of Atribacteraceae bacterium encodes:
- a CDS encoding chemotaxis protein CheW, giving the protein MNQRANTVSTNEQQLVAFQLGEETYGIDIARVQEIIRLQQITEVPGAPDFVEGVINLRGRVIPVIDLRKRFALAKREDRKSARIIVVEVHPHTVGMIVDAVDEVLRITEDQIEPPSPLIASIEAEYIRGVGKLPDRLLVLLDLGKVLKKEEKAVLADVRGMDRA; this is encoded by the coding sequence ATGAACCAACGAGCAAACACCGTTTCAACCAACGAACAGCAATTAGTGGCCTTCCAGCTAGGGGAGGAGACCTACGGCATCGATATCGCCCGGGTTCAGGAGATCATCCGCCTGCAGCAGATCACCGAGGTTCCCGGGGCACCTGATTTCGTGGAGGGGGTGATCAACCTGCGGGGGCGGGTGATCCCGGTGATTGATCTGCGCAAGCGCTTCGCCCTGGCCAAACGAGAGGACCGGAAGAGCGCCCGCATCATCGTGGTGGAAGTCCACCCCCACACGGTGGGCATGATCGTCGACGCGGTGGACGAGGTCCTCCGGATCACTGAGGATCAGATCGAACCCCCTTCTCCCCTTATCGCCTCCATCGAAGCGGAGTACATCCGGGGGGTGGGCAAACTCCCCGACCGACTCCTGGTGTTGTTGGATCTGGGGAAGGTCTTGAAGAAGGAGGAAAAAGCGGTTCTGGCCGACGTACGAGGTATGGACAGAGCATAA
- a CDS encoding PAS domain S-box protein translates to MDNTLGLEKTIIAATSCLINLEPKQMENRIQELLGIISRYAAADRSYLIFLSDDGESMDLAVEWAAVSKRSHIQPLQSMTMKRFTWLVQELAKRQSVAFLSLEDLPPAAVKEREILRSQSIEAAVFVPVFHHDSWIGFFGLESATKSHVLLEGLSVLKIVAPLVGILWEKRSTENSFLNDEKRFHALIKHVNDLIWILDARGIMKFASPSVLRILGYEPAALEGKSIFAFVHPDERCFLEGFFFQRIRLPGALVSYPPFRFKHHDGSWIYLESTGNNLLQEPTIQGIVLSARDVSDRKKIEEDLAFEQNLLRTLVNTIPDSVFVQDREGRVLLVNEALLRQCGFEKPQDVIGKAVNEVFLPGCGIRPPSPGSQPGDQRGESPGQDQEVYGSDGGVYLTSLIPFRSHQGEIGGMVGVSRDITRSRNTENALRIAEQEKRVILNNLSELVCFLDRECTLIWANQAWMMATGRQLDEVQGQRCHDIWPPATHRCEHCPTRKALLDGRVQEGEITDPDGAMWWVRGSPVRGSDGSVAGVVEIRLNITERKQTEDRIRYLSYHDSLTGLFNRSFFEEELQRIDREAGHPVSIFIGDVNGLKIVNDAFGHQRGDELLRRMSALLKESFREEDIICRWGGDEFAVLLLRTPGEVCQKILERVQSLCQQASSEAIPLSIALGYATKDSPTQDIQSIIRLAEERMYRKKFTESYSARHSIILSLERSLQETTLETEEHARRMRTLSQHLGEHLKLSDDELNELDLLARLHDLGKIAMPRSILTKPAALDQNEWEEIKKHPEIGYRIALSSKDMMPIAEAILSHHERWDGNGYPRGLAGRKIPLLARIISVIDAFDVMTNGRPYRLPMDNQQAIEELRRCEGTQFDRRIVRKFIELIENGILP, encoded by the coding sequence TTGGATAATACGCTAGGGCTGGAAAAAACGATCATTGCCGCGACTTCGTGTTTGATCAACCTGGAACCGAAACAAATGGAAAACCGGATCCAGGAACTCCTGGGGATTATCAGCCGATATGCCGCAGCAGACCGGAGTTACCTCATTTTTTTATCGGATGACGGCGAAAGTATGGATCTGGCCGTGGAATGGGCGGCCGTTTCGAAACGCTCACATATCCAACCGCTTCAGAGCATGACTATGAAGCGGTTTACCTGGTTGGTTCAGGAGCTGGCGAAGAGACAATCGGTGGCTTTTCTGAGCTTGGAGGATCTGCCCCCGGCAGCGGTCAAAGAGCGGGAAATCCTGCGCAGTCAAAGTATAGAAGCCGCCGTGTTCGTTCCGGTTTTTCACCACGATAGCTGGATAGGGTTTTTCGGTTTGGAGTCGGCCACAAAATCGCATGTCTTGCTGGAAGGTTTATCGGTTCTGAAAATTGTCGCCCCTCTGGTCGGTATTCTCTGGGAGAAACGGAGTACGGAGAATTCTTTCCTGAATGATGAAAAGCGTTTTCACGCGTTGATCAAACATGTGAATGATTTAATCTGGATCCTCGATGCCCGGGGAATCATGAAATTTGCCAGTCCCTCCGTACTCCGTATTTTGGGCTATGAACCCGCAGCGCTGGAGGGGAAAAGTATTTTCGCCTTCGTTCACCCGGACGAACGGTGTTTTCTGGAAGGGTTTTTTTTCCAGCGGATCCGTCTTCCAGGGGCCCTGGTTTCCTATCCTCCCTTCCGTTTCAAGCATCATGACGGTTCCTGGATCTACCTGGAATCGACCGGGAACAATCTCCTGCAGGAACCCACTATTCAGGGTATCGTTCTCAGTGCTCGGGATGTTTCCGACCGCAAAAAAATCGAGGAGGACCTCGCCTTTGAGCAGAATTTACTCCGGACCCTGGTCAACACCATTCCCGACTCTGTTTTCGTCCAGGACCGGGAGGGGCGGGTTCTCCTGGTCAATGAAGCCCTGCTCCGCCAGTGTGGTTTCGAAAAACCCCAGGATGTGATTGGAAAAGCGGTGAATGAAGTCTTCCTCCCCGGCTGCGGCATCCGTCCTCCCTCCCCGGGTTCTCAGCCCGGCGACCAGCGGGGAGAGAGCCCGGGGCAGGACCAGGAGGTGTACGGAAGCGATGGAGGCGTCTACTTGACCAGCCTGATTCCCTTCCGGAGCCATCAGGGTGAGATCGGAGGGATGGTGGGGGTGAGCCGGGACATCACCCGTTCCCGGAATACGGAAAATGCCCTGCGCATAGCCGAACAGGAAAAACGGGTTATCCTGAATAATCTTTCCGAACTCGTCTGCTTTTTGGATCGGGAATGCACCCTGATCTGGGCCAACCAGGCCTGGATGATGGCGACCGGCCGGCAACTTGACGAGGTTCAGGGGCAGCGCTGCCATGACATTTGGCCCCCGGCGACGCACCGCTGTGAACACTGCCCTACCAGGAAAGCGCTTCTCGATGGGAGAGTTCAGGAAGGGGAAATAACTGATCCGGATGGGGCCATGTGGTGGGTACGGGGCAGTCCGGTTCGGGGGAGCGACGGATCGGTGGCCGGCGTGGTGGAGATCCGGCTAAATATCACCGAGCGGAAACAAACGGAGGACCGGATCCGCTACCTCAGTTACCACGATTCCCTGACTGGCCTGTTCAACCGGTCTTTTTTTGAAGAAGAGTTGCAAAGAATTGACCGTGAAGCAGGGCATCCGGTCAGCATCTTCATCGGGGACGTCAACGGACTGAAGATCGTCAACGATGCGTTCGGGCATCAGCGGGGAGACGAACTCCTCAGGCGGATGTCCGCGCTCCTGAAAGAAAGCTTCCGTGAAGAAGACATCATCTGCCGCTGGGGTGGTGATGAGTTTGCGGTGCTCCTCCTCCGTACACCCGGTGAAGTCTGCCAGAAAATTCTCGAACGGGTTCAGTCTTTATGTCAGCAAGCCAGTTCCGAAGCCATTCCCCTCAGTATCGCGTTGGGCTATGCGACAAAAGACTCTCCGACACAAGATATCCAGTCTATAATCAGGCTTGCCGAAGAGCGGATGTACCGGAAAAAATTTACCGAAAGTTACAGTGCCAGACATTCCATCATTCTTTCTCTGGAGCGCTCGCTGCAGGAAACGACGCTGGAAACCGAAGAACATGCCCGGCGGATGAGAACACTGAGCCAGCATCTCGGGGAACACCTGAAGCTAAGCGACGATGAACTCAACGAACTCGATCTCCTGGCTCGCCTTCATGATTTGGGGAAAATCGCCATGCCCCGCTCCATCCTGACTAAGCCCGCCGCTTTGGACCAGAATGAATGGGAAGAAATCAAAAAACATCCGGAAATCGGCTACCGTATCGCTCTATCGTCCAAAGATATGATGCCGATTGCCGAAGCGATCCTCTCCCATCATGAGCGCTGGGACGGGAACGGTTATCCCCGGGGGCTCGCCGGGCGGAAGATCCCTTTGCTGGCCAGGATCATCAGCGTAATCGATGCCTTCGACGTGATGACGAACGGGAGGCCGTACCGCCTGCCCATGGATAATCAGCAGGCCATTGAGGAGCTTCGCCGTTGTGAGGGGACCCAGTTCGACCGCCGGATCGTTAGAAAGTTCATTGAGCTGATCGAAAACGGTATATTACCCTGA